The genomic window TATTAATGGTTCAAATCTTGCATGACCATAGTGGTGATCTTCATCAGGAGGTTTTATTGCTATTTTTACACCAAATAAACTAATAATACTTGTTACAATGTCAGATAAGGAATGAATACCATCTGATATTATAGCTATACTGTTAAAATAATATCCAATAATAATTTTTAAAATAGATAATAAAAAATTTCCAATAATACTAATGAATAGAGGTTTTTCCTCTTCTCTCATTTTATAACCTTTCCTACATGACCATAAACAAAGTTTTTTAAATCAGAAAGCTTTTTCAAAGCATTAAAACCTGTACAGTGCATTGGCATAAACCAAAAGTCCTGTTTTGATAAATAATTATAGACATAATCAATATATTCCTTAGATGCATTTATTAGATGAAATCCTCCTAAAACCCCATCTATATCCATTATCTTTTTCCCATATTCTATAACATTTATTATTCCACTATGGGCACAACCAGTTATTAAAATATTTTTAGCTATAATGAACATATCATCATTAACATAATCTTTAACTCTCTTCCCATCTTTTATACACTCAAAGTTATCTAACTCATAGTAATGCTCTCTAGGAACATAGCCTGAAACTATTATATCTTTTTCTATTTTATATGGCTCCTCTATTAGTATAAGATCACACTTCTTCATTATTATGTCTTTTAAATCTTTGTCAATCCCTATATATCTCCCATCACAAAATCTATCTATAAAAGCATCTTTATGGGCTATAATTTTATCAACATAATCTAATAAATATTTTAAACCATCACTGTGATCATAATGTCCATGTGACAGAACAAAATAATCAAAATTCTCTAATTCATTAAATAACTTCAAATTTTTTATTATAATCTCGCTCTGCCCAGCATCAAATAACACTCTCTTTTTATTATTAACTAAAACAGAGAATCCATGCTGTGCATAAAATCTCTTATATGCTGTATTATCAACCAATATTTTTATTTCCATAATACCACCAAATATAGAAATATTTAGATAAATATAACATAAAAAAATAAATAATGTTAATTATAATAATTATAATGTATATTGTCTCACTGCCTCCTTAACATCTTCCTCTTTAACAGTCTTTCTACCAGCTTCCTTAGCTATTTCTACAGCTTTCTTAGCTATCTCTAATGCCAGCTCCTCTATAGCCTCTGCAAAGTATTTCTGTGCCTCTTCGCTCACTCTTGTAGCCCCGGCTTTCTTCAATATCCTCACACATGGTGCAATTGGAAGCTCTCCCATCTTATCACCTCAAATCTTATAAACTTATTTTTTAAAGTAAGATTATATATATTTTTTGGTTTCCTATTTTTATTTCAGCAATTCATCATCTATTCTTTGAATAACTCTTCTATTATCCTTGCAAATGCAGGTCTTGTAATAAATACCCCTATCAATATTCCAGCTATAGTTGTTAAAGCAAATCCTTTTAACATTCCTACTCCTAAAGTAAATAGAGGTAACATTGCTGCTATGGATGTTCCTGCTGAAGCAAAGATTATAAAGAAAGCCCTTTTTATGCTTGATTTCAGTTTTCTTACTCCTCTCTTTAACACCTCATCTGTTATAACTATTTGATCATCCACCCCAGTCCCTACAGCCGCAATAATCCCTGCAATAGAAGGTAGATCTAACTTCCACTCTATTAAAGCAGCAAATCCTAATATAATAATAATCTCTGATAAGCATGTCATCATTATTGGAAATGCTATTTTTGGCTGTTTATATCTGATAGCAACTATCATACTAACTGCTATGAAAGCTAATAATAATGCAATAGCAGCTCCTTTTTTAAACTCTTCTCCTAACTTTGGAGAAATTACATAAGTGTATTCTATATCAAGTTTAACAGGTAATGCTCCAGATTTTAATGCTGTATATATAGCCATAGCCTCATCAATATCTTCTTTACTTGGTGGATAAGGGCTAACAGTTATAACCTGTCTAGGATGTGGTTTTCCATCACAAAGATCTGGAGAAAGGACAGGAGCTGAGATTAATTTACCATCCATATATAAATAAATTTTATGATAAGGTTTACCTTTAACAATTTCAGCAAACCTCTTAGCACCTTCTAAAGTTAATTCAAAAGACACTCCATAAGCCCATCCACTTTCAGTAGCTACCTTACCTGGAGGTTCAACACTTTTAACATCTCTACCAGTATAAACAGTTATTTTATCATCTAATTTAGCTACAAATACTCCTTGATGTTTTAAAATCTTTATTATCCTATCCACATCTGAATTGTTTGGAACTATAACAATAATTTCATCATTTCCTCTAGGATATACTGTTATGTCAGATAAACCATTTAAATTTAACCTTTTCTCAATTATATCCACAGTTATTTCCATTTCTTGATCACTAATAGGCTTTTCAGCTTTTAACACTATTACAGTACCCCCACTTAAATCTACTCCAAACTTTAAACCTTTGAATGCTATTAATATTAAAGATATAAATAAAAATATCCCTAAGATAGCAATCCTTTTATCTCTTAACAACCTCATTTAATCACCCAAAATACTTAATAAATTAGGTGACTTATATGGATTTTGATATAGTAGGATACATTGCAGGAACATTAACCACATTTGCTTCATTACCTCAGTTAATAAAGTCTATTAGGGAAAGAGATCTTAGTAGTATTTCACTGACATTTGTTTTAACCTTCACTACTGGGTTATCTCTATGGCTTATATATGGAATCTTAAAAATGGATTATCCAATTATAGTGTTTAACATCCTCTCCTTAATGTTTTGGATACCCATTACTTATTTAAAAATAAAAGAAGAGATGAGAAAATGTGGGATGAATTGGGTAAAAAAATTATTAAAGAAGTAGAAAAGGAAGTTATGCCTTATTATGGAAAAAGAGGGAAAGTTATTGATAAAAATATATATGGGGATGAAACTAGTATTTTTGATAAAATAAGTGAAGATATAGCATTAAAATATTTAAATGATGTGAATATAATTAGTGAAGAGATTGGAAAAATAGATAATGGTAGTGAATGGACTGTTGTTATTGACCCAATAGATGGTTCTTTTAATTTTAAAATAGGCATTCCTTTTTTTGCTTTCTGTTTTGCTGTATTTAAAAATGATAAACCATATTATGGGCTAACATATGATTTTATTAATAAACATATTTATGAAGCCTACACAGGAAAAGGGGCTTATTTAAATAATAAAAGAATTAAGATTAAGGAATTTGATCCTAATAATATAAGTGTCTGTATTTATGCTGAAAATATAAATATAAATGCTAAAAGAGTTAGAATGCTTGGAGCTTTTGGATTAGAAATGTGTTTAGTAGCTAGAGGAGCTATAGATGCATGCTTAGATTTAAGGCCAAAAGTTAGATTGGTAGATATAGCTTCCTCATATATAATATGTAAAGAGGCTGGAGCAATAATAGTTAATAAGAAAAAAGAAACATTAAATTTAGAACTTGATCATAAAAAGAGATATGATATTATTGTTGCTAATTCAAAAGATTTTTTAAAGCTTATATAGATTCAACTTTTATTGTATTTGATTTTCTCTCACCTATTGGATGTCCAAACACCAATAAATATAATCCACTTCCTATCTCCTTTTTAGCTATTTCCCTACATGCAGATATTATATTATCAATATTATTGAACTCTTCCATTAAACAACTCTCAACACCATAAACTAACTTTAACTTTCTTAATGTATTTATATTAGGTGTAGGGGCAATTATTCTCTTTCTTAGCTTAGATATAATTTTTGCTGTTCTACCTGAATATGTAGGAGTTATTGTTAGTTTTATAGGCAATTTTTTATATAATGATGAAACTGCATATGCTAAACCCTCTTCAACATTAAAAACATCTAAATCAGTTTTTCTTATAAATTCTTCATGTTTGTCAGCTACTTCAGCAACCTTATTTAAAACCTCTATAGCTTTTAAAGGATATTTCCCTATAGCTGTTTCATTAGACAGCATTAAACAGTCAGTTCCATCATAAATAGCATTAGCTATATCTGTTACCTCTGCTCTTGTAGGATATGGGTTATTTACCATAGAATCTAATATTTGTGTAGCTGTTATAGATATAATTCCAAATCTATTAGCTGTTTCAATTATCCTTTTTTGTTCAATGGGGATATATTCAATATCTATCTCCACACCTAAATCTCCCCTAGCTACCATTAATCCATCACTATTTTTAGCTATATTTTCTAAATTTTTTAAAGCTTTTTTTGTTTCTATTTTTGCTATAATATCACAATCTCCTTTAAAATCATTTATATAATCTCTTAATAATTTAACATCTTCCTTATCCCTAACAAAAGATAATGCTATATATTCAAACTCTTCATCACATGCGAATCTTATATTTTCCCTATCTTCATCACTTATTATTTCAGCTTCTATATCACTGTCTGGGAAATTGGCACCCATATTTTCTCTTACTTCCCCTCCAACAATTACTACAGCCTTATTATCTTCAATAACTTCTAAAACCACTTTACCATCATTTATTATTATTCTATCACCAGATTTCATATTTACATCATAATTGAATTCAAGATCTTCACCAATTTCAACAATTTCATTTTCTTTTAAAAATTTCTTTTTAGTTCTTTTTATCCTTATTTTTATTCCTTTCAAATCCATAAGTTTGGCTATATTATGTTTATTTAAAAACTTTAAAAATTTCATACAATAATTGATATTAGCATGTGACATATTAAATCTAACACCATCTATTAAATTTACAGCCTTATCTAAACAATTCTCTATAGAAGGTCCAAGTGTAATTAATATTTTTGTCTTTCTCATATCCTATCAACTTAACAAATTATTCTTGCATCAGCAATACAGCCTCCTTTTTTAAATACAAATATAGGGTTTAAATCTAACTCTTTTATCTCTTTGTGAATATTCATAAATACACTTATTTTCATTAAAGTTTCTATTATATAATCTATATCTTTTCCTTCCCTACCTCTAACACCTTCTAGTATCTTATATGATTTTAAACTTTTCAACATTTCATGAGCAAAATCTTTTGTAATAGGGTATATTCCAAATGCTACATCTTTTAGAACTTCTACAAAAACTCCTCCTAAACCAACCATAATTACTGGTCCAAATATCTCATCTCTCTTACCACCAATTATTAACTCAACTTTATCTCCATCTATAAACTCTTCCACTAAAACTCCTTCTATTTCTACATTAATATTCTTCCTCTTTCCATACTCTAAGGCATTTTTTATTAACATATCATAAGCTTCTCCTACATCATCAGGATTTATAATAACTCCATGAGCTTCTGTTTTATGTAATATTTGAGGAGAGACTATTTTTAAAACTACTTTTTTAAACTTTTTAGCATACTCTATAGCTTCATATTTACTTTTTGCTAAGTATCCTTTAGGTATGTCAAAACCATACAGTTTTAATAACTGTTTAGCTTTATACTCATTTGGTCTATCTAATAAAGATTTTATAATCTCCTTATTTTCTTCATATATTTTTAAAAATTCTTTTTCAATCTTATCTAAATAAGGATCATAGTCTTCTTTAACCTTTATTAGGCTATATTTATATAAATATGATAGAGCCTTTATTCCATTTTCAGGGGTTATATATGCAGGAATTCCATGCTTTCTTAGATAACTTTTAGCTCCTTTAACTGACACTCCTCCAACAAATGATGTTATTAATGGCTTATCTCTTTTAAGATTAGCTAATATTTCAGCTACTTTTAATGGTTCTGTCATTTCTTGAGGAGTTAATATTACTAAAAGTCCATGAATATTTTTATCCTCCAATAGTATCTTTGTAGCTTTTTCATATCTCTCAGGTGTAGCATCTCCAATAATGTCTAGTGGATTAGTTATATTTGCAGTTTCTGGAAGCACTTCTTTTAGTTTTTCTATAGTACTTTTTTCAAAATTTGCCAATTTTAAGTTATGATCTGCACAAGCATCTGCTGCTAAAACCCCAAAACCTCCAGCATTAGTTATAACACCTATTTCATTCTTTTCCATTATTGGTTGAGTAGAAAATATGTGAATGAGATCAATAAGTTCTTCAAAAGTTTTAGCTCTAATAATACCTGCTTCTTTAAATGCGGTGTCATAAACTACATCATCTCCAGCAAGTGAGCCTGTATGTGATTTGGCAGCTCTCTTTCCTTCTTCAGATCTTCCAGCTTTTAGAACAATAATTGGTTTTTTCTTTGCAACTTTTTTAGCTACTTTTAAAAACCTTTTATCTTTTAATCCTTCTATATAAAGAACAATAATTTCTGTATCATCATCTTCTAAAAAATATTCTAACAAGTCACTCTCTTGGATATCTATTTTATTTCCTAAACTAACAACTTTAGAGAAACCTATATTTAATAGAGGAGCAATATCCAGTATAGCATTTAAAACTGCTCCACTTTGAGATACAATAGACACTCCTCCCTTTGGAGGAAAAATCTTAGAAAATGTTGCATTTAAATTTATATGTGTATTCATTATTCCTAAGCAATTAGGCCCAATGACCCTAATACCATATTTTTTTATTATATTTTTTACTTCCTCTTCTAATTCATAATTACCCACTTCAGAAAATCCTGCTGAAATTATAACAGCATATTTTATTCCTTTTTTCCCACACTCTTCTAACACCTGTGGAACTGCTACATTAGGAACAGCAATTATTGCTAAATCTATTTCATCATCAATATCTAAAACAGATTTATAACATTTTAGATTGAAGATATTATCATACTTTGGATTAACAGGATAAATCTTCCCATTAAATTTTAATAGATTCTTTAATATGGCATAACCTACTTTTCCTTCTTTTTTTGTAGCTCCTATTACTGCTACAGATTTTGGATAAAACAGTTTCATATTATCACAGAAAAATTTTTATATTTATATTCTTATCTCATAAATAATTTTATAATTATTGTATTAAATACCTTATGGGGTGAAGTAACATGAGATTGAAAGCTAAAAAGATAGAGAGTAGATATGGAAAATTTTTAGTATGTCCAAGATGTGGAAGGGTTTTTAAAGATTCTAAAGCATACACAAAACATGTTAATAAATCCCATAGACATTTATTTAAAGGTGAATGAATGGAGCAGAGAATAGATTGCCCTGTTTGTGGAGCTAAGAATAGTTTTGTTATTATCACTAATCAATTTGAAATTCCATATTTTGGCCCTGTTTTAGAAACTACTATGATATGTGAAAAATGCAACTTTAAAAGAAGTGATGTTTTTCCATTAGAGGTTAGGGAGCCTAAAAGATATAAATTAACTATAAAAGATGAAAGAGATTTATGCAAAAGGGTTGTTAGAAGCTCTTCAGGATATATAGAAATTCCTGAGCTTGGAGTGGAAATTACTCCTGGACCATTAGCTGAAGGGTTTGTAAGTAATGTTGAAGGGGTTTTGGAGAGAGTAAATAATATATTAGATACACTATACAGATGGGCAGATTCAGAAGAACAGAAAAAAAGAATAGAAGAAATAAAAGAAAAAATAAAAAGAATAAAAGAAGGAAAAGAAAAAGCTACATTAATACTAACTGATCCATTAGGGCATAGTGCTATTATTGGAGAAGGTGTTGAGGAAGAAACTTTATCTGAAGAGGAAATCAATAAGTTAAAAGAAGGAATTATTATTGAGAAAAAATTATAAAAATTTAAAATGGCTCAGATCGGGTAAGTATCATCATACGTCAGATAACCCTCTTTTCATCATCGCCACTTTTATTTATTAAATATATTATGGTTTTATTTTTTGTGTTTTTAAAATTAATTGTGATCAAAATGGATTGGAAAGGACATACAATTTTAGGACTTGTATTTGGATTACCTTTCATCTCTTCTCCAGAACAGATATTTTTAGCTTTAGCAGGAGCATTGTATCCTGATTTAGACCATGATGTTAAGGAAGATATTGTTAAGAGGGGAATTTATATATCTTTAGGTTTGGTTTTAATAAATATCTTAATCTATTATTTTAAAAAAGAATATTTTAATTTAGATTTATTTATCTTATCTGTTTCTGTTCTTTTAATTTATCTTATCCCATATTTTGCAAACCATAGGGGGATAACACATACATTTTGGACATTAATTTTAGTTTCAGTGATTTTAGGATTTTTGGCATTGAAATTAACTATATTTTCTCCAGTATTAGCAGGAATTATTGTTTTGTTGATGGTTGTTAATGAAAAGCTATTAGGTAAGATTTTGATTATTGCTATATTTGGATGGATTGTTTTGGATATTTTAAAGCCACATTCATTAGTTAGTGGAAACCTTTCATATATTTTACCTGTTGCTGTAGGTTACTTATCTCACATTGTTGGAGATTCAATAACCCCTGCAGGAGTTAAGGCATTTTATCCTATCTCCAAATATAAATTAAGAAAAAAAGAAGGATATATTTTGATATTAGTTTGGTTTTTAATGGTTCTTTATATTTGGAAGGATATAATATTGTCTTTATTAATTTTTAAATAGTTTAAGTAGTTTTGCACTTTATCATTATAGTTTTTATTGAGGGATATACTATGTTTATATTTCCAAAAAAGCATTATTTGTATTTTATAATAATATCATATATTGCTTTATTATCTCTAATAATATATTCAATCTATAGTGGAAATTTTAACATAAAGCAGCTACCTGCCTTTTTACTTGCTACACTTTTTATAATAATTATAGTACGTTATTTACAAAAACCATGGAAAAATAAAAAATTGCTAATTTAAATGAATTTGGTGATAACAAAACAATAAACAAAAAAATTCAAAAATATATTTTGTGGAGAAAATCAAATTAATCTTTTTATTTTTTATATTAGTTCATATTTTATGAATTTTTATTCTCAATAGAAAAACATATATACTTGATATATGAAATTATAGTTTGTAAATTGTTGGAGGTGTAAAAATATGAAAAAAATATCCGCAACATTGATTATATTTGGACTAATATTTGGAATAATGTTATGTGGATGTGTTAATAAGGCAAATTCAGAGGGAATTACTCAAAATACTAACACCTACATTAAAGAAGTTTCCTTCTCTAAAATAGGCTCAAATGAGTCCAAACATAAAGTTAAAAATGTAATTCTATTGATTGGAGATGGTATGGGTGTCACTCAAGCATATATTGCAGAAAGGTACAAGCAAGAAGTTGAGAATGGTAATTTAGTAATACTAACCAAATTTAAAAATAAAGGTTTAATAACAACTTATTCAGAGAGCTCTGAAATTACAGATTCTGCTGCTGCAGGAACAGCATTATTGTCAGGATATAAGACATACAATGGAATGATTAATATGAAACCTGATGGCTCCATTCCTAAAAAAACTCTTGGTGAATTGGCTAAAAAAATGGGAAAATCTGTTGGAATTGTAACTACAACAAGAATAACTCATGCTACTCCTGCCTCTGTTTATGCTCATGTTAAAAGTAGAGAGGAAGAAGATGAGATAGCTGAACAACTATTAGAGTTTGAGCCAACTGTTGCTTTTGGAGGAGGTTTAGAATATTTCATACCAAAAGATATGAAGGATAGTAAAAGAAAGGATAATAAAAATCTTATTGAAGAATTTAAAAAGAAGGGATATGTAGTTGTGTTTAATAAAAAAGAATTAGAAAATATTGATATCAATAAAACCAATAAAATTATAGGACTTTTTGCAAAATCACATATGGCTTATGAAGTAGATAGGGAAAATATAGATAAATATAAAGATCAACCTTCATTAGCAGAAATGACTGAAATGGCATTAAAAATTCTTGAGAAAAATCCAAAAGGGTTCTTTTTGATGGTTGAAGGAGGTAGAATAGATCATGCCTGTCATGCCCATGATGCAAAAAGTGAAATAATGGATACAATAGCTTTTGATAATGCTGTTAAAGTAGCTTTAGATTTCCAAAAAAAGCATCCTGATACATTGATTGTAGTTACAGCAGATCATGAAACTGCAGGAATGAGTGTAGGAACTGGTACAGAGTATTATGCAAACATTACAGCATTGAAAAATATTAATGCAAGTATAGAATATATGATCAAAGAAATATCAAAAAATTCTACAAAAGAAAACATTTTAAGACTAATTAAAGAACATTGGGGAATTGAACTAACAGATGATGAGAAGGCATTGTTATTTAAAAAGTCACCAACTTCAAAAATAAATGATAGCTATCTCTTAAGTAAATATCCAAAAATAAATAAATATGTTAGAAATTGGGCAGGATTTGCTTTATCTGAAATAGAAAGTAGAAGGGCACATATAGGATGGGCATCATTTGCTCATACAGCTGTACCTGTTCCTGTTTATGCTATTGGACCAAATTCAGAGATATTTAATGGATTTTATGACAACACAGAAGTTCCAGAAAAAATTAAGGAAGTTTGGGGATAATTTCTTTTTTCTATTTTTTTGGTGATAGTTTATGGGTAAACTAAAAATTTATAGAGTTGATGCTACAGAATTTAATAAAAATGTGGGAGACTTTATAAAAAAAGGTGAATTTTTAGGATATTTTAAAAATAAAAAAGTAATAGCTAATGAAAATGGTTACATATGTGGAATCTCATTTGATGCAGAAAATCACTGTTTAAATATAATTATAGAAATTAGGTGATAGTTTGAAAAATAAAATATATATTATTTTTTTGTTTGCTATTTTATTGTTATCAGTTATTTTGGTAGTTATTAACTATAACTATAAAAATGATTATTCTATTAAAAAAGGTGTTGTGATAAAGACATATGATAACATTGATTATACTGCTCCAATCAAAATAGGGTTTCAAATAGTTTATGTTAATGTTAGTGGTAATATAATAAAGTTTAATAATGTATTAAGAGGCAATTTTTTACTTGATAATTATTTTAAAAAAGGAGATCATGTAGTTGTAGTTTATAAAGATAACACTCCAATATATTTAGCCTATGATAGAGTTTTTTGGATAATCATGTTTTCAATATTATTTTTAGGATTATTATTTTTAATAGGTGGGTTTAATGGTTTTAAAACAGTATTATCATTAATTTTTACAGTGGTAGTGATATATTATATTTTATTACCAAATATTGCTAATGGAACCCCTCCAATAACTCTAACTATTATTATAATATTATTAATTGTATTTATATCATATTTTATACTATGTGGATTTAATAAAAAAGCCATATGTTCAGCATTAGGGGCAATATTTGGAGTAGTTATTAGTGGAATTGTTGGTTATATTGGAATAAATCTTATGAATTTACCTCCAGGAGGATTTTCTGAATTTGTAGAAATGATATTATTTTCAGGA from Methanocaldococcus villosus KIN24-T80 includes these protein-coding regions:
- a CDS encoding C2H2-type zinc finger protein, producing MRLKAKKIESRYGKFLVCPRCGRVFKDSKAYTKHVNKSHRHLFKGE
- a CDS encoding ZPR1 zinc finger domain-containing protein: MEQRIDCPVCGAKNSFVIITNQFEIPYFGPVLETTMICEKCNFKRSDVFPLEVREPKRYKLTIKDERDLCKRVVRSSSGYIEIPELGVEITPGPLAEGFVSNVEGVLERVNNILDTLYRWADSEEQKKRIEEIKEKIKRIKEGKEKATLILTDPLGHSAIIGEGVEEETLSEEEINKLKEGIIIEKKL
- a CDS encoding YibE/F family protein → MKNKIYIIFLFAILLLSVILVVINYNYKNDYSIKKGVVIKTYDNIDYTAPIKIGFQIVYVNVSGNIIKFNNVLRGNFLLDNYFKKGDHVVVVYKDNTPIYLAYDRVFWIIMFSILFLGLLFLIGGFNGFKTVLSLIFTVVVIYYILLPNIANGTPPITLTIIIILLIVFISYFILCGFNKKAICSALGAIFGVVISGIVGYIGINLMNLPPGGFSEFVEMILFSGHYLDFYGVFISSILLASLGAIMDVSIDISSGLYELKRHKPDISFKEMFKSGMNIGRDIMGTMANTLILVYVGSLMAPILYFIIKNTPMEIIFSYNIIASEVLASLAGSIGVVMTVPITVILASYLYTKVE
- a CDS encoding bifunctional fructose-bisphosphatase/inositol-phosphate phosphatase, encoding MWDELGKKIIKEVEKEVMPYYGKRGKVIDKNIYGDETSIFDKISEDIALKYLNDVNIISEEIGKIDNGSEWTVVIDPIDGSFNFKIGIPFFAFCFAVFKNDKPYYGLTYDFINKHIYEAYTGKGAYLNNKRIKIKEFDPNNISVCIYAENININAKRVRMLGAFGLEMCLVARGAIDACLDLRPKVRLVDIASSYIICKEAGAIIVNKKKETLNLELDHKKRYDIIVANSKDFLKLI
- a CDS encoding preprotein translocase subunit SecD, which translates into the protein MRLLRDKRIAILGIFLFISLILIAFKGLKFGVDLSGGTVIVLKAEKPISDQEMEITVDIIEKRLNLNGLSDITVYPRGNDEIIVIVPNNSDVDRIIKILKHQGVFVAKLDDKITVYTGRDVKSVEPPGKVATESGWAYGVSFELTLEGAKRFAEIVKGKPYHKIYLYMDGKLISAPVLSPDLCDGKPHPRQVITVSPYPPSKEDIDEAMAIYTALKSGALPVKLDIEYTYVISPKLGEEFKKGAAIALLLAFIAVSMIVAIRYKQPKIAFPIMMTCLSEIIIILGFAALIEWKLDLPSIAGIIAAVGTGVDDQIVITDEVLKRGVRKLKSSIKRAFFIIFASAGTSIAAMLPLFTLGVGMLKGFALTTIAGILIGVFITRPAFARIIEELFKE
- a CDS encoding alkaline phosphatase, which gives rise to MKKISATLIIFGLIFGIMLCGCVNKANSEGITQNTNTYIKEVSFSKIGSNESKHKVKNVILLIGDGMGVTQAYIAERYKQEVENGNLVILTKFKNKGLITTYSESSEITDSAAAGTALLSGYKTYNGMINMKPDGSIPKKTLGELAKKMGKSVGIVTTTRITHATPASVYAHVKSREEEDEIAEQLLEFEPTVAFGGGLEYFIPKDMKDSKRKDNKNLIEEFKKKGYVVVFNKKELENIDINKTNKIIGLFAKSHMAYEVDRENIDKYKDQPSLAEMTEMALKILEKNPKGFFLMVEGGRIDHACHAHDAKSEIMDTIAFDNAVKVALDFQKKHPDTLIVVTADHETAGMSVGTGTEYYANITALKNINASIEYMIKEISKNSTKENILRLIKEHWGIELTDDEKALLFKKSPTSKINDSYLLSKYPKINKYVRNWAGFALSEIESRRAHIGWASFAHTAVPVPVYAIGPNSEIFNGFYDNTEVPEKIKEVWG
- the pyk gene encoding pyruvate kinase, whose protein sequence is MRKTKILITLGPSIENCLDKAVNLIDGVRFNMSHANINYCMKFLKFLNKHNIAKLMDLKGIKIRIKRTKKKFLKENEIVEIGEDLEFNYDVNMKSGDRIIINDGKVVLEVIEDNKAVVIVGGEVRENMGANFPDSDIEAEIISDEDRENIRFACDEEFEYIALSFVRDKEDVKLLRDYINDFKGDCDIIAKIETKKALKNLENIAKNSDGLMVARGDLGVEIDIEYIPIEQKRIIETANRFGIISITATQILDSMVNNPYPTRAEVTDIANAIYDGTDCLMLSNETAIGKYPLKAIEVLNKVAEVADKHEEFIRKTDLDVFNVEEGLAYAVSSLYKKLPIKLTITPTYSGRTAKIISKLRKRIIAPTPNINTLRKLKLVYGVESCLMEEFNNIDNIISACREIAKKEIGSGLYLLVFGHPIGERKSNTIKVESI
- a CDS encoding metal-dependent hydrolase yields the protein MDWKGHTILGLVFGLPFISSPEQIFLALAGALYPDLDHDVKEDIVKRGIYISLGLVLINILIYYFKKEYFNLDLFILSVSVLLIYLIPYFANHRGITHTFWTLILVSVILGFLALKLTIFSPVLAGIIVLLMVVNEKLLGKILIIAIFGWIVLDILKPHSLVSGNLSYILPVAVGYLSHIVGDSITPAGVKAFYPISKYKLRKKEGYILILVWFLMVLYIWKDIILSLLIFK
- a CDS encoding MBL fold metallo-hydrolase, which translates into the protein MEIKILVDNTAYKRFYAQHGFSVLVNNKKRVLFDAGQSEIIIKNLKLFNELENFDYFVLSHGHYDHSDGLKYLLDYVDKIIAHKDAFIDRFCDGRYIGIDKDLKDIIMKKCDLILIEEPYKIEKDIIVSGYVPREHYYELDNFECIKDGKRVKDYVNDDMFIIAKNILITGCAHSGIINVIEYGKKIMDIDGVLGGFHLINASKEYIDYVYNYLSKQDFWFMPMHCTGFNALKKLSDLKNFVYGHVGKVIK
- a CDS encoding SemiSWEET transporter, translating into MDFDIVGYIAGTLTTFASLPQLIKSIRERDLSSISLTFVLTFTTGLSLWLIYGILKMDYPIIVFNILSLMFWIPITYLKIKEEMRKCGMNWVKKLLKK
- the acs gene encoding acetate--CoA ligase alpha subunit, with the protein product MKLFYPKSVAVIGATKKEGKVGYAILKNLLKFNGKIYPVNPKYDNIFNLKCYKSVLDIDDEIDLAIIAVPNVAVPQVLEECGKKGIKYAVIISAGFSEVGNYELEEEVKNIIKKYGIRVIGPNCLGIMNTHINLNATFSKIFPPKGGVSIVSQSGAVLNAILDIAPLLNIGFSKVVSLGNKIDIQESDLLEYFLEDDDTEIIVLYIEGLKDKRFLKVAKKVAKKKPIIVLKAGRSEEGKRAAKSHTGSLAGDDVVYDTAFKEAGIIRAKTFEELIDLIHIFSTQPIMEKNEIGVITNAGGFGVLAADACADHNLKLANFEKSTIEKLKEVLPETANITNPLDIIGDATPERYEKATKILLEDKNIHGLLVILTPQEMTEPLKVAEILANLKRDKPLITSFVGGVSVKGAKSYLRKHGIPAYITPENGIKALSYLYKYSLIKVKEDYDPYLDKIEKEFLKIYEENKEIIKSLLDRPNEYKAKQLLKLYGFDIPKGYLAKSKYEAIEYAKKFKKVVLKIVSPQILHKTEAHGVIINPDDVGEAYDMLIKNALEYGKRKNINVEIEGVLVEEFIDGDKVELIIGGKRDEIFGPVIMVGLGGVFVEVLKDVAFGIYPITKDFAHEMLKSLKSYKILEGVRGREGKDIDYIIETLMKISVFMNIHKEIKELDLNPIFVFKKGGCIADARIIC
- a CDS encoding histone family protein; this translates as MGELPIAPCVRILKKAGATRVSEEAQKYFAEAIEELALEIAKKAVEIAKEAGRKTVKEEDVKEAVRQYTL